In Streptomyces sp. HUAS ZL42, the DNA window CCTCGTGGCCCCGGCCCGGGCGACCGGCCACCGGCTTGTGGCGGTGGCCGCCCGCGACCGGTCCCGCGCCGAGTCCTTCGCGGCCGCACACGGCGTGGAGCGGGTGGCGGACTCCTACGCCGGCCTGCTCTCCGACCCCGAGGTGGAGGTGGTCTACAACCCGCTCGCCAACGGCCTGCACGGTCCGTGGAACCTGGCCGCCTTGGCGGCGGGCAAGCACGTCCTGAGCGAGAAGCCTTCGGCGAGCAACGCCGAGGAGGCCGCCGAGGTGCGGGAGGCGGCCGCGAAGGCCGGCACCGTCTTCATGGAGGCCTTCCACTACCTCTTCCATCCGGTCACCCGGCGCCTGCACGAGTTGCTGGCCTCGGGGGAACTCGGGGAGCTGCGCCGGGTGGAGACACTGGTCGCGATCCCCGCGCCGCCGGACACCGACCCGCGCTGGTCCCTGCCGCTGGCCGGGGGCGCCGTCATGGACCTGGGCTGCTACAGCCTCCATGCGGTGCGGATGCTCGCGCCCTGGGCGGGCGGTGCGCCGCGGCTGGTGTCCGCGCGGGGTGGGGAGCGGGCCGGGGCGCCCGGCGTCGACGAGTGGCTGGACGCCGACCTGGAGTTCCCCGGCGGCGCCACGGGCTCGGCCCGCTGCCACATGGCGTACGGAGACATGGAGATGAGCTGCCGGATCGTCGGTTCCCGTGGTGAGGCGCTCGCCCCGAACTTCGTGCTCCCGCACCTGGACGACCGCGTCGTGGTGCGCACGGCGGACGGCGAGCGCACGGAGCGGCTGGGTACGCGCTCGTCGTACACCTACCAGCTGGAGGCGTTCGCCGACCGGGTCCGCGGCGGCGTCCCGCTGCCGCTCGACGCGGACGACGCCCTGACGACGATGACACTCATCGACGACTGCTACCGCGCGGCCGGTTTCGAGCCCCGGCCGCGCACGGCCGTCGAGGGCTGACGCCCTTCGTCAGGAGCAGTCGAACCGGTGGCCCATCGGGCGGTCGGGGCGCTCAGCGGTACAGCGCCGGCCGCTCCACCAGCTCCACCTCCACCCGGCCGCCCTCCTCCAGCGACCGCACCCCCGCCTCGCAGACCGCCGCCGCGGCGTAACCGTCCCAGGTGCTGGGGCCGGTGACCTCGTCGCGGCGGGTGGCGTCGACCCAGGCCTGGAGCTCGCGGTCGTAGGCGTCGGCGAAGCGTTCGATGAAGTCCTGGGCGATGGTGCCGCCCCAGCGGCCGGCCATGTTGGTGACCATGGCGTGGCCGTCGCCGATGCGGGCGGTGCCGCGTTCGCAGACCATCTCGGCCTGTACCTGATAGCCGAAGCCGCAGTTGACGAACATCTCCACGTCGGCGATCGCACCGCCCTCGGTCTCGAAGACGACGAACTGGGGGTCCTGCAGACCGTCCGGAGCGTTCGCCGACGGCTGCGGGCGCAGCACCGTGACCGCCGTGATCTCGTGGCCCAGCAGCCAGCGGGTCGCGTCCGTTTCGTGGGCCACGGAGTCGCTGATCAGCATGGCGCTGGTGAAGCCGGGCGGGCTGGCCGCGTTGCGGTGCCGGTTGTGCACCATGAGCGGACGGCCCAACTGACCTGTGTCCAGTAGGGACTTGAGCTTCATGTACTCGGCGTCGTAACGCCTCATGAAGCCGACCTGGACGCGCCGCCGGCCGAGCCGCTGCTCGGCCTCCAGCACGCGCAGCGCCGATGCCGCGTCGGGGGTGAGCGGCTTCTCGCAGAGCACGGGCAGGTCGTGTTCGAACGCCGTGAGAAGTGCCGCCTCGTGGGCGGGCCCCGGGGAGGCGATCAGTACGGCGTCGACGTCGGCCGCCGCCATCGCCGCAGCCGGGTCGGTGTAGGCGGTGCAGCCGTTGACGCGGGCAGCGACGGCCTTGGCGCGTTCCGCGTCGACGTCCACCACAGCGGTCACCCGTGCTCCGCTGGTGACCTGCTGGATCCGGCGCACATGGTCGGCGCCCATTTTTCCGGTACCGATGACTGCCACCCCGAGCGTTCCGCGCGTGTCACGCCGGTTCATGGTGATCGGCCGTCCTTTCGGGTCGTCAGGCGCCACAGGACTTGAGGAACTTACGGGTGCGGACCGCGATGGGCAGCGGCTTGTCCGGCTCACAGGGGTACATGTCCTGCTCGACGATCGCGAACAGTTCGACGCCGAGCTTCTGTGCCGCCTCCAGCACCGGCCCCAACTCCGGGACACCGGCGGGCGGTTCGCACATGACTCCGCGCTGTACGGCCGGTCCGAACGGGATCTCGTTCGCCACCACGTCCGCGTGGATCTCGGGGTCCACCTGCTTCAGGTGCAGATAGCCGATCCGTTCGCCGTACGTCTCGATCAGCTTGACGCTGTCGCCGCCGCAGTAGGCGTAGTGCCCCGTGTCCAGGCAGAGGTTGACCAGTTCGGAGTCCGTCGAGTCGAGGAACCGCTCGACGTGGGCCTCGGTGTCGATGTGGGTGTCGGCGTGCGGATGAACGACGATGTCGAGGCCGTACGTCTCCTTCACCTCGTGCCCGAGCCGCTCCATGCCCTTGGTGAGGTGGGCCCACTGTTCGTGGGTGAGCTCCGGGGGCTCCAGGATCTCGGCGGTCTTGTCGTCCCGCCAGAAGGACGGGATGACGACGAGGTGGCCCGCGCCCATCGCCTGGGTGAGCGCGGCGACCTGGCTGACATGCTCCCAGGTGGACTCCCACACGGACGGGCCGCGGTGCAGGCCGGTGAAGACCGTGCCCGCCGAGACCCGCAGCCCGCGCTTGTCCACCTCGTCGGTGAGCCGCGCCGGGTCGGTCGGCAGGTAGCCGTACGGACCCAGCTCGATCCACGAGTAGCCGGCCTCGGCAACCTCGTCCAGGAAGCGTTCCCAGGGCACCTGCCGGGGGTCGTCGGGGAACCAGACGCCCCAGGAGTCGGGGGCCGAGCCGACCCGGATGCGGTCGAGCGAAGAAGCCATGTCAGGACTTCCCTTCGGGGGTCGCGACGGGTCCGGTGAGGTCCTCCTCTTCGGGGAGTTCTTCGACGTCGACGCCGCGGACCTGCGACAACTCGTGCTTGAGTGCGGCGAGTTCGGCTCCGCCGGCCATGTGGTTGGTCAGCTCCTCCAGGCTGATGTCGCTGCGCTCGGCGGAGAGTTCCATGGTGCCCAGGCGCAGGACGCTGAAGTGGTCGCCGACCATGTAGGCGTGGTGGGGGTTGTGGGTGATGAAGATGACGCCGAGGCCGCGGTCGCGGGCGGCGGCGATGTACTTCAGCACCACCCCGGACTGCTTCACGCCCAGGGCGGCGGTGGGCTCGTCCAGGATGAGCACGCGGGCGCCGAAGTAGACGGCGCGGGCGATGGCCACGCACTGGCGCTGGCCGCCGGAGAGGGTGCCGATGGGCTGTTCGAGGTCGTCGAGGACGATGCCCATCTCGCGCAGCTCGTGGTCGGCGGTCTTCTTCATCTTCTCGATGTCGAGGCGGCGGACGGGCCAGGGGCCCTTGGTCATCTCGGAGCCGAGGAAGAAGTTGCGCCACACCGGCATCAGCGGCACGGTGGCCAGGTCCTGGTAGACGGTGGCGATGCCCTTGTCGAGGGCCTCGCGGGGGTGGCGAAGCGTACCGGGGTGTCGTCGACGAGGAACTCGCCCTCGGTGTGCTGGTGCAGCCCGGAGATGATCTTGATGAGGGTGGACTTGCCGGCGCCGTTGTCGCCCAGCACACAGGTGACCTGACTGGGGAACACCTTCAGGCTCACCCCGTGCAGGGCACGGATGTTGCCGTACGACTTGCCCGCGTTGCGCAGTTCGACGATCGCCCCGTCGCCGTTGGCCGGGACGGTGTCCGCGAGGATCGCGCCGTGGGTTCCGGTTCCGTTGGTTTTCATTGCGGTCACCTCCGGGTCGCCGTGCGGCTGACCCACAGATTGATCAGGACGGCGCCGAGCAGCATCACGCCGAGGAAGGCCTTGAACCAGTCCGGGTTCCAGCCGGCGTAGACGATGCCCTGCTGCACCATGCCGAACATGAACGCGCCGAAGACCGGACCGATCGCGGAGCCGGCACCACCGGTCAGCAGACAGCCGCCGATGACGGCCGCGGAGATGTAGATCAGCTCCTGGCCCACGCCCTCACCGGACTGCACGGTGTTGAAGGAGAACAGGTTGTGCATGCCGATGAACCAGGCGCCGAAGCCGACCAGCATGAACAGCGAGATCTTGGTGAAGGTCACGGGCACGCCGACCGCCCGTGCGCTCTCCTTGTTCCCGCCCACCGAGAACACCCAGTTGCCGTACTTGGTGCGCAGCAGCACCCAGGTGGCGATGGCGGCGAACACCAGCCAGTACACCACCGTGATCTTCACATTCACGCCGCCGATTTCGAAGGTGGAGGCGAAGACCTTCCTGGCCCCGTCGAAGCCGTCCATGTCGCTGATGTCGTCGGTGGCCACGTTCCCGGTCACCAGCTTGGTCACCGCGAGGTTGACGCCCTGCAGGATCAGGAAGGTGCCCAGGGTGACCAGGAAGCTGGGCAGGCCGGTCTTGACCACCATCCAGCCGTTGAAGAAGCCGACCCCCAGGGAGACCAGGAGTGCGATGATCACGCCTGCCCACACGTTCATGCTGAGCTGATAGGCGAGCATGCTCGCCGTCAAAGCCGAGGTGATGACCGCGACGCCGGCCGACAGGTCGAACTCCCCGCCGATCATCAACAGGGCCACCGGCAGGGCCATGATCCCGATGGTCGACGACTGGTACAGCACGTTCGCCATCGAGCTGGCCTCACGCACCGGCGGGGCGGCGACCAGGAAGAAGACGTACACCGCGACGGCACCGAGGAACACACCCACTTCGGGGCGAGCCAACAACCGCAACACCAGGGGACGTTGCGCGGTGCGCCCGTCGGTTTCCTTCGGGCCGGGGGCCGGCGGTGTGGTCACCGCCGGCTCGGCGTGCTGGGTCATACTGATCACCGGGTGCCCTTCGCGGCGAACGCGGAGACGGCGTCGACATTGCTCTTGTCGACGAAGGCCGGACCGGTCAGCACCGGCTGCTCCCCGCCGCCCATGTAGTTGCCGTTGTTCTTGTAGAGCCACAGCGAGTCGATGGCCAAGTAGCCCTGGAGGTAGGGCTGCTGGTCGACGGCGAACTCGATGGTTCCCTTGCTGATGGCGCCGGTCAGCTCCTTGTTGAGGTCGAAGGTGGCGACCTTGGCCTTGCTGCCCGCCTCGGACACCGACTGCGCGGCGGTCAGTGCGAAGGGGGCGCCGAGGGCGACGACGTAGTCGATCGCGCTGTCCTGCTTGAGCTTGGCGGTGATCGTCGACTTCACGGAGGGCATGTCGGTGCCGTTGACGTACAGGGTCTCCGTTGTGCCCGAGAACGTCTTCTTCACGCCGTCACAGCGCTGCGTCAGGCCGATGTTGCCCTGCTCCTGGACCACACAGACGGCCTTCTTGGCGCCGGCCGCGCTCAGGCGCTTGCCGAGCGCCTCGCCCGCCACCGTCTCGTCCTGACCGAAGAACTCCATCAGGCCGAGCTTCTTCCAGTCGCTGACACCGGAGTTGAGGCCGACCACGGGTATGTTCGCCGCCTTCGCCTTGCTCACGACGTCCTTGAGGGCGTCCGGCTTGGCGAGGGTGACGGCGATGCCGTCGACCTTCTGGTCGATCGCGTTCTGCACCAGGTTGGCCTGGCCGCCCGCGCTCGGGTCGGCGGAGTAGACGAGTTTGATGTTGTCCTTGGCGGCGGCGGCCTCGGCGCCCTTGCGGACGATGTCCCAGAAGGTGTCACCAGGTGACTGGTGGGTGACCAGCGCGACTGTCATCCGGGGCGTGGTGGCCTTGCCCGCGGAAGCGCCGCCGGCGCTTTCCTCGGCCTTCTTGCCGCCGGAGCTGCTGGAGCAGCCAGCGAGGGTCAGAGCTGCCGCTGCGGCCACGGCCACCACGGGGGCCATTCTGCGGGAGCGGAAGTGAGAAGAGCGGTCCATCTTTCCTTGCACCTCACTGTGCGACGGGTGGAGACGGTGGAAAGGAGGGGGATCGCGAAGATCCCGGGGCCCGTGATCGGGCCATATGCGCTGGGACGGGATCCAATCCCTTGGCGCGCCCGCTGTCAATACTTTGTTAAGACATCATTTCACAATCAGGTCCGAATGTAAGTACAAACTATTGACAGTGGCGCCCTCCGCGACCTACACCTGAGAGGCGTCAGGCCCCGTCCGGGACCCGCACCCCCGATCGGTTCGAGGAGCGTCGTATGGCCGAGTCAGCCCAGTCCTTCGACCTGATCACTATGGGCCGTATCGGAGTCGATCTCTACCCCCTCCAGTCTGGCCTACCTCTGATGAGCGTGGAGACCTTCGGGAAGTTCCTCGGAGGTTCCGCCGCCAGCGTCGCTGTCGCGGCCGCCCGACTGGAGAGGCGCACCGCCGTGATCACCCGGACCGGCGACGACGCCTTCGGTGCCTACCTCCACGAGGCGCTGAAGGAGTTCGGTGTCGACGACCGCTGGGTCACCCCGGTCGCGGGTCTGCCGACGCCGGTGACCTTCTGCGAGATCTTCCCGCCGGACGACTTCCCGCTGTACTTCTACCGGCGGCCCAAGGCGCCCGACCTGGAGATCCACACCGACGAACTGGACTTCTTCGCCATCCGCGCGGCCCGTGTCTTCTGGATCACCGGCACCGGTCTGAGCGAGGAGCCGAGCCGCTCGGCGACTCTCGCGGCCCTCAAGGCACGGGACCGGTCGGGCACCACCGTGTTCGACCTCGACTGGCGGCCGGCGCTCTGGAACGACACAGCCTGGAAGGATCCGGAGGAGGCCCGCCCGTACTACGCCGAGGCACTGCGGCACGCCACCGTCGCGGTCGGCAACCTCGACGAGTGCGAGGCCGCCACCGGCGTACGCGAACCGCGGGCCTGCGCCGAGGCGCTGCTGGCGGCGGGCGTCGAACTCGCCGTCGTCAAGCAGGGCCCGAAGGGCGTGCTCGCGGCGCATCGCGACGGTACGACCGCGGAGGTCCCGCCCGTGCCGGTCGAGGTGGTCAACGGCCTCGGCGCGGGCGACGCGTTCGGCGGCTCGCTCGTCCACGGGCTGCTGTCCGGCTGGGACCTGGCCAAGACCCTGCGGTACGCCAACGCGGCCGGCGCCCTGGTGGCCTCGCGTCTCGCCTGCTCCTCCGCGATGCCCACCGAGTCCGAGGTCGAGGACCTCCTCGCGCGCGGCTGATCCGGACCACCCCGAAAAACGGAGCCCGACTTGTCCCTCAGCATCCCCGGCCTCACCACGGTCCGGGTGCGGCACCCCGAGGCGATCGCCGAGGCCGCCGCCCGGCGGTCGCGTCGCCCCCTCCTCGGTGACAGCGGCCGCCTGATGATCGTGGCCGCCGACCACCCGGCGCGCGGTGCCCTCGGCGTCGGCGACCGCGCTCTCGCCATGGCCGGCCGGGCGGATCTGCTGGAACGTCTCTGCATCGCGCTGTCCCGGCAAGGTGTCGACGGGGTGCTCGCCACCGCCGACATCCTGGAGGACCTGCTGCTGCTCGGGGTGCTGGAGAACAAGGTGGTCATGGGCGGCGGCCTCGCGGGCGCCGTCTTCGAGCCGGACGACCGCTTCACCGGCCACCGCGCCGAAGACCTCGCCCGGCTCCGCTTCGACGCGGGCAAACTGCTGCTCCGTGTCGACCACGACGACCCGGGATCGCTGACCACCCTGGAGTCCACGGGCCCGCGCCATCGACGAGATGGCCGCCCTCCGGCTCCCCCTGTTCGTCGAGCCGTTCATCTCGCGCAGGGTCGACGGCAGGGTCCGCAACGACCTGTCCGCCGAGGCCGTCACCCACTCCATCGCCATCGCCTCGGGCCTGGGCGGCACTTCCGCCTGGACATGGCTGAAGCTGCCCATCACCGACGACCCGGACGACATGGCCGAGGTGCTGGAGACCTCCACGCTGCCGGCCGTCCTCCTGGGCGGCGAGGTCGGCGACGACCAGGAAGGCGCGTACACGCGCTGGGCCAAGGCCCTGCGCCTGCCGACCGTCCGGGGCATGGTCGTCGGCCGGTCGCTGCTCTACCCCGCCGAGGGCGGCGTGGAGGAGGCCGTGGACACGGCCGTGAGCCTGCTGTGACGAACCCGCACGTTGTGACCAGGAACGATTCCGAGAGGTACCCCATGAGCCAGTCGAGCCGGTCCACGAGCCGCCTCACCGTCGCCCAGGCGCTGGTGCGGTTCCTGTCCGCCCAGTACACCGAGCGGGACGGGACGCGGCACCGGTTGATCGCCGGCACCTGGGGCATTTTCGGCCATGGCAACGTTGCCGGGATCGGTCAGGCCCTGCTCGAGGCGGGCGAGGACGCGATGCCGTACCACCAGGGCCGCAACGAGCAGGCCATGGTGCACGCGGCCGTCGGCTACGCCCGCCAGCTCAACCGGCTGTCGGCGCAGGCGGTGACGACGTCCATCGGTCCCGGCGTCACGAACCTGGTCACCGGCGCCGCCCTGGCGACGATCAACCGCCTCCCCGTCCTCCTGCTGCCGGGTGACTACTTCGCCACGCGCCCCGCAGACCCCCTGCTCCAGCAGTTGGAGCACCCGACCGAGGCGGACGTGTCGGTCAACGACACCCTGCGCCCCGTGTCGCGCTGGTTCGACCGGATCACCCGCCCCGAGGCGCTGATCCCCTCCGCCCTGAACGCGATGCGGATCCTCGCCGATCCGGCCGAGACCGGTGCCGTCACCCTCGCGCTGCCGCAGGACGTGCAGGCGGAGGCGTACGACTGGCCGGAGGAGTTCTTCGCCGAGCGCGTGTGGCGTGTACGGCGTCCCGCGCCCGACCCCGTCGAGCTGGCCGAGGCGGTCCGGGCGATCCGGGCCGCCGATCGTCCGCTGATCGTCGCGGGCGGCGGGGTCCACCACAGCGAGGCCGAGGAGGCGCTGAAGGCGCTGGTGGACGCCACCGGCATCCCCGTCGCCTCCACCCAGGCGGGCAAGGGCTCACTCCGGTACGACCACCCCGCCGACCTCGGCGGAATCGGCCACACCGGCACGGCGGTCTGCGACGACATCGCCCGCACCGCCGATCTGGTCATCGGCGTGGGCACCCGGTACACCGACTTCACCACGGCGTCCGCCACGCTCTTCCAGAACCCCGGCGTGCGCTTCCTCAACCTCAACATCGCCGCCTTCGACGCGCACAAACTGGCGGCGCGGACGGTCGTCTGCGATGCGCGGGCCGGACTTACGGCGTTGACGGAAGCGCTGTCGGGCCACCGTGTGAACGCGGTTTACGAGGCCGAGTACCGCGCCGGCAAGGACCGCTGGGAGCAGGTGGTCGACGCCGCTTACACAGCCGCCGACGACAACGCCGTTCCCACCCAGACGCAGGTGCTCGGCGCGCTGGACGCGGTCGTGGGCGACGACGACGTGGTGATCAACGCGGCAGGCTCGCTCCCCGGCGACCTGCACAAGCTCTGGCGGGCGCGCGGCCCCCGCCAGTACCACCTGGAGTACGGCTACTCCTGCATGGGTTACGAGATCCCCGCCGGGATCGGCGTTCAGCAGGCGGCCCCCGGCACGCCCGTCTGGTCGCTGGTCGGCGACGGCACCTACCTGATGATGCCGACCGAGATCGTCACCGCCGTCCAGGAGGGCCTGCCCGTCAACATGGTCCTCATCCAGAACCACGGGTACGCCTCCATCGGCGGCCTCTCCGAGACGGTGGGCGGCGAACGCTTCGGCACCGCCTACCGTTACCGGTCCGCCGACGGCACCTTCAGCGGCGCCCCGCTGCCCGTCGACCTCGCCGCCAACGCGGGCAGCCTCGGCATGGACGTCCTGCGCGCCAAGACCGTGCGCGAACTGCGCGAGGCGCTCGCCACGGCCCGCGCCTCCGACCGTCCGACGTGCGTGTACGTCGAGACGGACACCGCCACCGCGACCGCTCCCCCGGCCGAGGCCTGGTGGGACGTGCCCGTGGCCGAAGTGGCCTCCCGCGAGGCCGCGTCGGCCGCCCGCGAGGAGTACGACCGCCAGGTCGCCGCCCGGCGCCGCCACCTCTGACCTCCCCCCATGCCCCTGTGAAAGGCCCCGC includes these proteins:
- a CDS encoding Gfo/Idh/MocA family protein, which encodes MNRRDTRGTLGVAVIGTGKMGADHVRRIQQVTSGARVTAVVDVDAERAKAVAARVNGCTAYTDPAAAMAAADVDAVLIASPGPAHEAALLTAFEHDLPVLCEKPLTPDAASALRVLEAEQRLGRRRVQVGFMRRYDAEYMKLKSLLDTGQLGRPLMVHNRHRNAASPPGFTSAMLISDSVAHETDATRWLLGHEITAVTVLRPQPSANAPDGLQDPQFVVFETEGGAIADVEMFVNCGFGYQVQAEMVCERGTARIGDGHAMVTNMAGRWGGTIAQDFIERFADAYDRELQAWVDATRRDEVTGPSTWDGYAAAAVCEAGVRSLEEGGRVEVELVERPALYR
- a CDS encoding ABC transporter permease translates to MSMTQHAEPAVTTPPAPGPKETDGRTAQRPLVLRLLARPEVGVFLGAVAVYVFFLVAAPPVREASSMANVLYQSSTIGIMALPVALLMIGGEFDLSAGVAVITSALTASMLAYQLSMNVWAGVIIALLVSLGVGFFNGWMVVKTGLPSFLVTLGTFLILQGVNLAVTKLVTGNVATDDISDMDGFDGARKVFASTFEIGGVNVKITVVYWLVFAAIATWVLLRTKYGNWVFSVGGNKESARAVGVPVTFTKISLFMLVGFGAWFIGMHNLFSFNTVQSGEGVGQELIYISAAVIGGCLLTGGAGSAIGPVFGAFMFGMVQQGIVYAGWNPDWFKAFLGVMLLGAVLINLWVSRTATRR
- a CDS encoding sugar phosphate isomerase/epimerase family protein, with protein sequence MASSLDRIRVGSAPDSWGVWFPDDPRQVPWERFLDEVAEAGYSWIELGPYGYLPTDPARLTDEVDKRGLRVSAGTVFTGLHRGPSVWESTWEHVSQVAALTQAMGAGHLVVIPSFWRDDKTAEILEPPELTHEQWAHLTKGMERLGHEVKETYGLDIVVHPHADTHIDTEAHVERFLDSTDSELVNLCLDTGHYAYCGGDSVKLIETYGERIGYLHLKQVDPEIHADVVANEIPFGPAVQRGVMCEPPAGVPELGPVLEAAQKLGVELFAIVEQDMYPCEPDKPLPIAVRTRKFLKSCGA
- a CDS encoding Gfo/Idh/MocA family protein codes for the protein MGEADREPLRIGVLGAARITELSLVAPARATGHRLVAVAARDRSRAESFAAAHGVERVADSYAGLLSDPEVEVVYNPLANGLHGPWNLAALAAGKHVLSEKPSASNAEEAAEVREAAAKAGTVFMEAFHYLFHPVTRRLHELLASGELGELRRVETLVAIPAPPDTDPRWSLPLAGGAVMDLGCYSLHAVRMLAPWAGGAPRLVSARGGERAGAPGVDEWLDADLEFPGGATGSARCHMAYGDMEMSCRIVGSRGEALAPNFVLPHLDDRVVVRTADGERTERLGTRSSYTYQLEAFADRVRGGVPLPLDADDALTTMTLIDDCYRAAGFEPRPRTAVEG
- the iolC gene encoding 5-dehydro-2-deoxygluconokinase, with amino-acid sequence MAESAQSFDLITMGRIGVDLYPLQSGLPLMSVETFGKFLGGSAASVAVAAARLERRTAVITRTGDDAFGAYLHEALKEFGVDDRWVTPVAGLPTPVTFCEIFPPDDFPLYFYRRPKAPDLEIHTDELDFFAIRAARVFWITGTGLSEEPSRSATLAALKARDRSGTTVFDLDWRPALWNDTAWKDPEEARPYYAEALRHATVAVGNLDECEAATGVREPRACAEALLAAGVELAVVKQGPKGVLAAHRDGTTAEVPPVPVEVVNGLGAGDAFGGSLVHGLLSGWDLAKTLRYANAAGALVASRLACSSAMPTESEVEDLLARG
- a CDS encoding sugar ABC transporter substrate-binding protein → MDRSSHFRSRRMAPVVAVAAAAALTLAGCSSSSGGKKAEESAGGASAGKATTPRMTVALVTHQSPGDTFWDIVRKGAEAAAAKDNIKLVYSADPSAGGQANLVQNAIDQKVDGIAVTLAKPDALKDVVSKAKAANIPVVGLNSGVSDWKKLGLMEFFGQDETVAGEALGKRLSAAGAKKAVCVVQEQGNIGLTQRCDGVKKTFSGTTETLYVNGTDMPSVKSTITAKLKQDSAIDYVVALGAPFALTAAQSVSEAGSKAKVATFDLNKELTGAISKGTIEFAVDQQPYLQGYLAIDSLWLYKNNGNYMGGGEQPVLTGPAFVDKSNVDAVSAFAAKGTR
- the iolD gene encoding 3D-(3,5/4)-trihydroxycyclohexane-1,2-dione acylhydrolase (decyclizing), with product MSQSSRSTSRLTVAQALVRFLSAQYTERDGTRHRLIAGTWGIFGHGNVAGIGQALLEAGEDAMPYHQGRNEQAMVHAAVGYARQLNRLSAQAVTTSIGPGVTNLVTGAALATINRLPVLLLPGDYFATRPADPLLQQLEHPTEADVSVNDTLRPVSRWFDRITRPEALIPSALNAMRILADPAETGAVTLALPQDVQAEAYDWPEEFFAERVWRVRRPAPDPVELAEAVRAIRAADRPLIVAGGGVHHSEAEEALKALVDATGIPVASTQAGKGSLRYDHPADLGGIGHTGTAVCDDIARTADLVIGVGTRYTDFTTASATLFQNPGVRFLNLNIAAFDAHKLAARTVVCDARAGLTALTEALSGHRVNAVYEAEYRAGKDRWEQVVDAAYTAADDNAVPTQTQVLGALDAVVGDDDVVINAAGSLPGDLHKLWRARGPRQYHLEYGYSCMGYEIPAGIGVQQAAPGTPVWSLVGDGTYLMMPTEIVTAVQEGLPVNMVLIQNHGYASIGGLSETVGGERFGTAYRYRSADGTFSGAPLPVDLAANAGSLGMDVLRAKTVRELREALATARASDRPTCVYVETDTATATAPPAEAWWDVPVAEVASREAASAAREEYDRQVAARRRHL